Proteins from a genomic interval of Clostridium sp. M62/1:
- a CDS encoding ZIP family metal transporter, producing the protein MDVLLGLMIPFIGTTLGAAGVFFLKKEIGPFVQKALLGFASGVMVAASVWSLLIPAMDMSSHLGKFAFAPAAVGFLTGVAFLLAMDKVIPHLHLGNAQPEGPKSRLQRTTLLMLAVTLHNFPEGAAAGAAYAGVLSGSGQISMAGALALSIGIAIQNFPEGIIISFPLRSAGAGRLKAFTAGMLSGIVEPAGAALAILLASQIAGVLPYLLAFAAGAMIYVVVEELIPEASEGEHSNTATIGFAVGFAVMMALDVALG; encoded by the coding sequence ATGGATGTTTTATTGGGCTTGATGATCCCGTTTATCGGGACAACGCTGGGAGCAGCGGGAGTATTTTTCCTGAAAAAGGAAATAGGACCCTTTGTACAGAAGGCACTTCTGGGGTTTGCGTCGGGGGTGATGGTGGCGGCATCTGTGTGGTCCCTTCTGATCCCGGCGATGGATATGTCTTCGCATCTGGGAAAATTTGCCTTCGCTCCGGCGGCCGTAGGATTTTTAACAGGAGTTGCCTTTCTGCTGGCAATGGATAAGGTGATCCCCCATCTGCATCTGGGAAATGCCCAGCCGGAGGGCCCCAAGAGCCGGCTTCAGAGGACAACGCTCCTCATGCTGGCAGTGACGCTCCACAATTTTCCTGAGGGAGCTGCAGCCGGAGCGGCCTATGCGGGAGTCCTTTCCGGAAGCGGGCAGATCAGTATGGCGGGAGCGCTTGCCCTGTCCATAGGAATAGCAATCCAGAATTTCCCCGAGGGGATTATCATTTCCTTCCCTTTAAGAAGCGCGGGGGCCGGCAGGCTTAAGGCCTTTACGGCAGGAATGCTCTCCGGCATCGTGGAGCCGGCAGGAGCGGCTCTGGCTATTCTCCTGGCATCTCAGATAGCAGGGGTGCTGCCGTATCTTCTTGCCTTTGCAGCGGGCGCCATGATCTATGTGGTGGTGGAGGAGCTGATTCCGGAGGCCAGTGAGGGAGAGCACAGCAATACGGCGACTATTGGATTTGCCGTCGGATTTGCGGTGATGATGGCGCTGGATGTGGCGCTTGGATAG
- a CDS encoding response regulator, translating to MAHKISILLVEDEPNICGFITAALASHDYKITLAHTGKDALSIITSLCPDLILLDLGLPDIDGMEIIRQVRTWASIPIIVISARTQEQEKVTALDLGADDYLTKPIGTSELLARIRTAMRHSNKLNTDSLLYKRPFQAKDLIIDFEKHLVTLNGNEIHLTQNEFKIISLLAKNSGRVMTYDSIIENIWGPYADGDNSILRVNMAHIRRKLEKNPAEPEYIFTEIGIGYRMIEDEMN from the coding sequence TTGGCACATAAAATTTCTATTTTATTAGTGGAGGACGAGCCAAACATCTGCGGATTTATCACCGCCGCCCTGGCTTCCCATGACTACAAAATCACTCTGGCCCATACAGGAAAGGATGCTCTCTCCATCATCACTTCCCTCTGCCCGGATCTGATTCTTCTCGATCTGGGACTGCCGGACATAGACGGCATGGAGATTATCCGCCAGGTGAGGACATGGGCAAGTATCCCGATCATTGTTATCTCCGCGCGCACACAGGAACAGGAAAAGGTGACTGCTCTGGATCTGGGGGCTGACGATTATCTGACCAAACCCATCGGAACCTCTGAGCTTCTCGCCCGCATCCGTACAGCCATGCGCCACAGCAACAAGCTGAACACAGACTCTCTGCTGTACAAACGGCCTTTCCAGGCAAAGGATCTGATCATCGACTTTGAGAAGCACCTGGTGACCCTGAATGGGAACGAGATCCATCTGACACAGAATGAGTTTAAAATTATCTCCCTCCTGGCCAAAAATTCCGGCCGCGTCATGACCTATGACTCGATTATCGAGAATATCTGGGGCCCCTACGCAGACGGGGACAACAGCATCCTGAGGGTAAATATGGCGCATATCAGAAGAAAGCTGGAAAAGAATCCGGCAGAACCGGAGTATATCTTTACGGAGATAGGGATCGGGTATCGGATGATTGAAGATGAGATGAATTAA
- a CDS encoding DUF4118 domain-containing protein, translating into MKKCKNKLLRFLESQTRVSNTVIMLVLLFTATAVSFFFFAKMEAPSSSISLCYILALFLTARYTSGYFYGILSALVGVVCVNFLFTYPYFELNFTLSGYPITFIAMFTISIITSALTTNIKEQSRIISEREKMLIEAEKEKMRANLLRAISHDIRTPLTSIIGSSTVYLENETSLSDSDKRALVSHILEDSNWLLNMVENLLSVTRINNETAKVSTSLEPVEEVLGESISRLKKRLPDAQVKVSVPDEFLMIPMDAILIEQVLINLMENAIVHSKSTKPIECFVEAGVSCVTFHVRDYGIGIPPEKLETIFDGSSSTTSTSTDGRKGMGIGLSICKTIITAHGGTLAAVNHADGAEFYFTLPKGEQNIGT; encoded by the coding sequence ATGAAAAAATGCAAGAATAAACTGCTTCGTTTTCTGGAGTCGCAGACCAGGGTTTCCAATACCGTCATCATGCTGGTTCTGCTGTTTACGGCCACGGCAGTTTCCTTTTTCTTTTTTGCGAAAATGGAAGCTCCGTCATCCAGCATCAGTCTGTGCTATATTCTGGCTCTGTTCCTGACTGCCAGGTATACGTCCGGATATTTCTATGGAATCCTCTCAGCCCTGGTGGGAGTCGTATGTGTGAACTTCCTGTTTACCTACCCGTACTTCGAGCTGAACTTTACGCTGAGCGGATACCCCATTACCTTTATCGCCATGTTCACCATCTCCATTATCACAAGCGCCCTGACAACCAACATCAAGGAGCAGTCAAGGATTATCTCTGAAAGAGAAAAGATGCTCATAGAGGCGGAAAAGGAAAAGATGAGGGCAAACCTTCTGCGGGCGATCTCCCACGATATCCGGACGCCGCTTACGAGCATCATCGGTTCCAGTACCGTTTATCTGGAAAACGAGACATCCCTCAGTGATTCCGACAAAAGAGCGCTTGTGAGCCATATTTTAGAAGATTCCAACTGGCTTTTGAATATGGTGGAAAACCTTCTTTCCGTCACCCGAATCAACAATGAAACGGCAAAGGTAAGCACCTCTCTGGAACCAGTGGAGGAGGTGCTCGGCGAATCCATCAGCCGCCTTAAAAAGCGCCTTCCGGACGCGCAGGTGAAGGTGAGCGTCCCGGACGAGTTCCTGATGATACCCATGGATGCGATTCTCATTGAACAGGTATTAATCAATCTGATGGAAAACGCAATCGTGCACTCCAAAAGCACAAAGCCCATTGAATGCTTTGTAGAGGCAGGCGTCTCTTGCGTCACCTTCCATGTGCGGGACTACGGAATCGGAATCCCTCCGGAGAAGCTGGAAACCATTTTTGACGGCTCCTCCTCTACTACCAGCACGTCCACAGACGGACGAAAAGGAATGGGAATCGGGCTTTCCATCTGCAAGACCATTATCACCGCCCACGGCGGCACGCTGGCCGCTGTCAACCACGCTGACGGGGCGGAATTTTATTTTACACTTCCAAAGGGGGAACAAAACATTGGCACATAA
- a CDS encoding methionyl aminopeptidase, which yields MKKLGRNDACWCGSGKKYKHCHEAFDEKLEAAAREGHFIPSHDMIKTPEQIEKIRESCKINIAVLDYVAEHIRAGVTTAEIDQWVYDETTRMGGIPAPLGYEGFPKSVCTSIDDQVCHGIPSEEVVLKDGDIINVDVSTIYNGYYSDSSRMFCIGEVSPEKKRLVEVVKECVELGLKEVKPWGFLGDMAHAVNEHAVKNGYSVVREIGGHGVGLEFHEEPWVGYIGDRGTGMMMAPGMVFTIEPMVNMGGSEVYVDDNDGWGVYTEDGKPSAQWEIMVLVTENGHEVLCW from the coding sequence ATGAAAAAACTGGGAAGAAATGACGCCTGCTGGTGCGGCAGCGGGAAAAAGTATAAGCACTGCCATGAGGCATTTGATGAAAAGCTGGAGGCGGCAGCCAGGGAGGGACATTTCATTCCGTCCCACGATATGATTAAGACGCCGGAGCAGATTGAGAAGATAAGAGAGAGCTGTAAAATCAATATTGCGGTGCTGGACTATGTGGCCGAGCATATCAGGGCGGGCGTAACGACAGCTGAGATTGATCAGTGGGTGTATGATGAAACCACGCGGATGGGAGGGATTCCTGCCCCCCTTGGATATGAGGGATTTCCGAAAAGCGTGTGCACTTCTATCGACGACCAGGTATGCCACGGGATCCCTTCTGAGGAGGTAGTCTTGAAGGACGGAGATATCATCAATGTGGACGTTTCTACTATATATAATGGATATTATTCCGACTCCTCCCGCATGTTCTGCATCGGTGAAGTCAGCCCTGAGAAGAAACGGCTGGTGGAAGTCGTGAAAGAGTGTGTGGAGCTTGGCCTTAAGGAGGTGAAGCCCTGGGGATTTTTAGGAGATATGGCACATGCGGTCAATGAGCATGCGGTAAAGAACGGCTACAGCGTTGTCCGTGAGATCGGAGGACATGGAGTGGGCCTGGAATTCCATGAGGAGCCGTGGGTGGGCTATATCGGGGACAGGGGAACCGGAATGATGATGGCCCCGGGAATGGTTTTTACCATTGAACCGATGGTGAATATGGGCGGCAGCGAGGTCTATGTAGATGACAATGACGGCTGGGGCGTCTATACGGAGGACGGGAAACCGTCTGCCCAGTGGGAGATCATGGTACTTGTGACAGAAAATGGCCATGAGGTTCTGTGCTGGTAG
- the thrH gene encoding bifunctional phosphoserine phosphatase/homoserine phosphotransferase ThrH translates to MYIVCLDMEGVLVPEIWIEFAKASNIPELTRTTRDEPDYNRLMRWRLDILKQHGLGLGQIQETISTIDPLPGAKEFLDELRSFTQVVVLSDTFEEFAMPLMKKLGYPTLLCNSLEVAPDGTITDFKMRVEHSKLTTVRALQSIGYKTIASGDSYNDLDMIRASHAGFLFRSPESIRSSVPEIPAYETFDELLSAVREAVKQKD, encoded by the coding sequence ATGTATATTGTATGTTTGGATATGGAGGGAGTTCTGGTTCCTGAAATCTGGATTGAATTTGCAAAGGCCAGCAATATCCCGGAACTTACGCGCACTACACGGGATGAACCGGACTATAACCGTCTGATGCGGTGGAGACTTGACATTTTGAAGCAGCACGGGCTGGGCCTTGGGCAGATACAGGAGACCATCTCAACCATTGATCCGCTGCCGGGCGCAAAGGAATTTCTTGATGAGCTCCGCTCCTTTACCCAGGTAGTCGTCCTAAGCGATACCTTTGAGGAATTTGCCATGCCTTTGATGAAGAAGCTGGGCTACCCCACCCTTCTGTGCAACAGCCTGGAAGTGGCACCGGACGGCACGATCACGGATTTTAAGATGAGAGTGGAGCATTCCAAACTCACAACTGTGCGCGCACTTCAGTCCATCGGCTATAAAACCATTGCCAGCGGTGACAGCTACAATGATCTGGATATGATACGCGCAAGCCATGCCGGCTTCCTCTTCAGAAGCCCGGAAAGCATCCGCTCCTCCGTCCCGGAGATTCCGGCTTACGAGACCTTCGACGAGCTGCTGTCCGCTGTCAGGGAAGCTGTAAAGCAGAAAGACTAA
- a CDS encoding four-carbon acid sugar kinase family protein yields the protein MVKLLVIADDFTGALDTGVQFAASGAETRVVTNIEYDFSRTGREVQVLVLVAETRHVKWEEAYRMVYGIAKRACESGIPYLYKKTDSALRGNIGSELKAVLDAAGKHTLHFLPAFPRMNRVTRNGIHYIDGSPVHESVFGKDPFEPVTCSYIPDIMRGEVSVTVVESMDGWERQNGVMVYDASTDEELMSIGSFLKEKGELGLIAGCAGFAAVLPQLLGLSGKRRERISLDKKFLVACGSVNPITVRQLDYAERAGMKRIRLTPEQKLEKDYLESEEGNRALEEWTKTALEEECCIFDTNDLPGCRAACEYAGSHGLSLDELRVRIADTLGRVVEHLVRAGVKSTMLLTGGDTLMGFMRHIGCDEIVPACEMAPGTVLSQVDIDGRTYSIISKSGGFGEEKLIAELAEKIGERHLE from the coding sequence ATGGTGAAATTATTGGTTATTGCAGATGATTTCACTGGCGCACTTGATACAGGAGTACAGTTTGCGGCGAGTGGAGCAGAGACGAGAGTAGTTACAAATATTGAGTATGATTTCAGCCGGACTGGAAGAGAGGTTCAGGTTCTGGTGCTGGTAGCAGAGACAAGGCATGTGAAGTGGGAGGAGGCCTACCGCATGGTCTACGGTATCGCCAAAAGAGCCTGTGAGAGCGGGATCCCGTATCTATATAAAAAGACAGACTCAGCGCTCAGGGGAAATATCGGAAGTGAATTAAAAGCAGTTCTCGATGCTGCGGGGAAGCACACTCTCCACTTTCTGCCGGCATTTCCCAGAATGAACCGGGTGACCAGAAACGGTATCCACTATATTGACGGAAGTCCGGTCCATGAGAGTGTGTTTGGAAAGGATCCGTTTGAGCCTGTGACCTGCTCCTACATACCGGATATAATGAGGGGAGAGGTTTCCGTAACGGTTGTGGAGAGTATGGACGGCTGGGAGAGGCAGAACGGCGTTATGGTTTACGATGCATCCACAGATGAGGAGCTGATGAGTATAGGCTCCTTTTTGAAGGAAAAGGGAGAGCTTGGGCTGATTGCCGGCTGCGCCGGCTTTGCAGCAGTTCTTCCGCAGCTTCTTGGACTCTCTGGAAAGAGGCGTGAGAGGATTTCCCTGGATAAAAAGTTTCTGGTAGCCTGCGGAAGCGTCAATCCAATCACAGTCAGACAGCTGGATTATGCAGAGAGGGCCGGAATGAAGAGGATCCGTCTGACGCCAGAGCAGAAACTGGAAAAGGACTATCTGGAATCGGAGGAAGGAAACAGGGCTTTAGAGGAGTGGACGAAGACGGCACTGGAGGAGGAGTGCTGCATCTTTGATACCAATGATCTGCCTGGCTGCCGCGCTGCCTGCGAGTATGCCGGAAGCCATGGGCTTTCGCTGGATGAGCTGAGAGTGCGGATCGCAGATACGCTCGGCCGGGTGGTGGAGCACCTGGTCAGAGCAGGCGTGAAAAGCACCATGCTTCTGACAGGCGGAGATACGCTTATGGGATTTATGAGGCACATCGGCTGTGACGAGATTGTGCCTGCGTGCGAGATGGCGCCGGGAACAGTGCTCTCCCAGGTCGATATAGATGGGAGAACCTACAGCATTATCTCAAAATCAGGAGGCTTTGGAGAGGAAAAGCTGATAGCAGAGCTGGCAGAGAAGATTGGCGAAAGGCATCTGGAGTAG
- a CDS encoding AfsR/SARP family transcriptional regulator — MNGEGKKKLTVHMLGRFSLQYGDEVLSLGRNSASKLAQLLQILWLSGEKGIGRDDLVGMLYDRDSLSSLNNSLNNLIYRLRHVLPLGGFPKSQYVINRDGVYFWDQEIPVWVDAREFENLIEAGERMEQRGEDPYECYRQAEELYQGELLSANSTENWVIVESLRFKRMYEKAVSWLGDYLKVQKDYPGMYRLYRQAAQVYPFDGWQTGQIESMIFMGNTRKLSASMIRQPEDIPRRWDCLLLIRCWNATGR, encoded by the coding sequence GTGAATGGTGAGGGAAAGAAGAAACTGACAGTTCATATGCTGGGACGCTTTTCACTTCAGTATGGGGATGAGGTTCTGTCACTGGGGAGAAACAGCGCCTCTAAGCTCGCCCAGCTTCTTCAGATCCTGTGGCTGTCCGGTGAGAAGGGGATCGGCAGAGACGATCTGGTGGGAATGCTCTATGACAGGGATTCTCTGTCCAGTCTCAACAACAGCCTCAATAATCTCATTTACCGCCTGCGCCATGTCCTGCCGCTGGGAGGTTTTCCCAAGTCTCAGTATGTCATCAATCGTGACGGAGTCTATTTCTGGGATCAGGAGATTCCGGTGTGGGTGGATGCCAGAGAATTTGAGAACCTTATAGAAGCAGGAGAACGCATGGAGCAGCGGGGAGAGGATCCGTATGAATGCTACAGACAGGCGGAGGAACTCTATCAGGGAGAGCTTCTGAGCGCCAATTCCACAGAAAACTGGGTGATTGTGGAGAGCTTGCGTTTTAAGAGAATGTATGAGAAGGCGGTTTCCTGGCTGGGGGATTATCTGAAGGTTCAGAAGGATTATCCGGGAATGTACCGGCTCTACCGACAGGCCGCTCAGGTGTATCCGTTTGACGGCTGGCAGACCGGGCAGATTGAGAGCATGATATTTATGGGCAATACAAGGAAGCTTTCCGCCTCTATGATCAGACAGCCAGAAGATATTCCGAGGAGATGGGACTGCCTCCTTCTGATAAGATGCTGGAATGCTACCGGAAGATGA